The following proteins are co-located in the Paracoccaceae bacterium Fryx2 genome:
- a CDS encoding IS256 family transposase, translating to MNDITDSSAFSLLPDTTGYDPIEERLRASVRATIETMFEEELAEFLGRMRYGRGDEKAKGYRHGHRERQLTGTFGTETVRVPRARVEDEDGKAKEWRSKALPRYQRLTKKAEALIAAVYLAGTNTRRVKRALFGLFEGAVSKDVVSRAWRKVKVDWEAWCARSLADEDIVRLILDGTVIRTRLDRKATNISVLAAIGIRRDGQKVLLSIKNMGGESTSAWRQFLDDLDARGLKRPEFVIVDGAPGLEAALVALWGEALPIRRCTVHKHRNLLAHAPRHLHDELTEDCRDMIYADTAAGIEKRRKAFLRKWQLKCKAVADSLEEAGDRLFSFTRLDPSQWKSARTTNAIERLNEEFRRRVKTQTVLPCAETVPMFWALLASGQIQMRKVDGWETLSQPLDPIPLDAAA from the coding sequence ATGAACGACATTACCGACAGCTCGGCCTTTTCGCTACTGCCCGACACGACCGGGTATGACCCGATCGAGGAGCGCCTGCGGGCAAGCGTCCGCGCGACCATCGAGACCATGTTTGAAGAGGAACTGGCCGAGTTTCTCGGCCGCATGCGCTACGGTCGCGGCGACGAGAAGGCGAAGGGCTATCGCCACGGGCACCGCGAGCGGCAGCTGACCGGCACCTTCGGCACCGAAACGGTGCGCGTGCCCCGCGCCCGGGTCGAGGACGAGGACGGCAAGGCTAAGGAATGGCGCTCGAAGGCGCTGCCGCGCTACCAGCGGCTGACGAAGAAGGCCGAGGCGCTGATCGCGGCGGTCTATCTTGCCGGGACCAACACCCGGCGCGTCAAGCGGGCGCTGTTCGGGCTGTTCGAGGGCGCCGTCAGCAAGGATGTGGTCAGCCGGGCTTGGCGCAAGGTGAAGGTGGACTGGGAAGCCTGGTGCGCCCGCAGCCTCGCCGACGAGGACATCGTCCGGCTGATCCTCGACGGCACCGTGATCCGGACCCGGCTGGACCGCAAGGCCACCAACATCTCGGTGCTGGCGGCGATCGGCATCCGCCGCGACGGGCAGAAGGTATTGTTATCCATCAAGAACATGGGTGGAGAGAGCACATCTGCCTGGCGCCAGTTCCTCGACGACCTCGACGCGCGCGGGCTGAAGCGGCCCGAGTTCGTCATTGTTGACGGCGCTCCCGGGCTTGAAGCCGCTCTGGTGGCGCTCTGGGGCGAGGCTCTGCCGATCCGGCGCTGCACGGTCCACAAGCACCGCAACCTGCTGGCGCACGCGCCCAGGCACCTGCACGACGAGCTGACCGAGGACTGCCGCGACATGATCTACGCCGACACCGCCGCCGGGATCGAGAAGCGCCGCAAGGCATTCCTGCGCAAGTGGCAGCTCAAGTGCAAGGCCGTTGCCGACAGCCTCGAAGAAGCAGGGGACCGGCTCTTCAGCTTCACCCGCCTCGATCCCTCGCAATGGAAGTCGGCCCGGACCACCAACGCCATCGAACGGCTGAACGAGGAGTTCCGTCGCCGCGTCAAGACCCAGACCGTGCTGCCCTGCGCCGAGACCGTACCCATGTTCTGGGCGCTGCTGGCATCCGGCCAGATCCAGATGCGCAAGGTCGACGGCTGGGAGACGCTTTCCCAGCCCCTCGACCCGATACCTCTTGACGCAGCCGCCTGA